Proteins from one Armatimonadota bacterium genomic window:
- a CDS encoding aldehyde dehydrogenase family protein, translating into MRPVEAQNYIRGQWREAANGQRFDSINPADMREIVGTAPRSSAEDVNAACEAAAEAFDAWRRTSRVKRGEYIDTFAQLIKRDLEALSELCTKECGKHINEGRADVVEALHMAQYVAGLARLPYGNLISSEIADKDAYVLRKPKGVVAAITPWNFPVAIPLWLLLPSLLEGNTVILKPSEDTPICAHRLMELFVEAKFPPGVVNIVHGTGEEAGDPLVKNAHVNVVLFTGSYAVGHYIEKTCAELRKFCAVEMGGKNAVIVLEDANMDIAVPAGVLSAFKTSGQRCVSSNRLIVHESRVPEFTERFVGATKRLRVGDGFDPDVFMGPLINEDGVNKFMHHNQKAQEEGAEVLVGGGRLTEGELRHGNFVSPFVYRLRHSHSSFALREEAFSPHTAIIPVGSLQEAVDVYNDTKYGLSCAVITESYRNWRYVRDNCDFGVGYVNLPSIGAEVHLPFGGVKASGNGHPSAAGLFDAVSHKVGFTVNHANEILLAQGLSAKVE; encoded by the coding sequence ATGAGGCCGGTAGAAGCCCAAAATTACATAAGAGGCCAGTGGCGAGAAGCCGCTAACGGCCAGCGATTCGACAGCATCAACCCCGCCGATATGAGAGAAATCGTCGGCACAGCGCCCCGATCCTCGGCAGAAGACGTCAACGCCGCCTGCGAGGCCGCCGCAGAAGCCTTCGACGCCTGGCGAAGAACCTCCCGCGTCAAACGCGGCGAATACATCGATACCTTTGCCCAACTGATCAAGCGCGATCTGGAAGCCCTCTCCGAACTCTGCACCAAAGAGTGCGGCAAGCATATCAACGAAGGACGGGCCGACGTGGTCGAGGCGCTGCACATGGCGCAATACGTCGCCGGCCTCGCCCGATTGCCCTACGGCAATCTCATCTCCAGCGAGATCGCCGACAAAGACGCCTACGTCCTGCGCAAACCCAAAGGCGTCGTCGCCGCCATCACGCCGTGGAACTTCCCGGTCGCCATCCCCCTTTGGCTGCTGCTCCCCTCGCTGTTAGAGGGCAACACCGTCATCCTCAAGCCGTCCGAAGATACGCCCATCTGCGCCCATCGCCTGATGGAGCTGTTCGTCGAGGCCAAATTCCCGCCCGGAGTGGTCAACATCGTGCACGGAACGGGCGAGGAAGCCGGCGACCCGCTGGTCAAGAACGCCCATGTCAACGTCGTGCTCTTCACCGGCTCCTACGCGGTCGGGCACTACATCGAAAAGACCTGCGCCGAACTTCGCAAGTTCTGCGCGGTCGAGATGGGCGGCAAAAACGCCGTTATCGTGCTCGAAGACGCCAACATGGACATCGCAGTACCGGCGGGCGTGCTCTCTGCGTTCAAAACCAGCGGCCAGCGATGCGTCTCCTCAAATCGGCTGATCGTGCACGAAAGCCGCGTGCCCGAGTTCACCGAGCGATTTGTCGGCGCGACCAAGCGCCTGCGCGTGGGCGACGGCTTCGATCCCGACGTCTTTATGGGTCCGCTGATCAACGAGGACGGCGTCAACAAGTTCATGCACCACAACCAAAAGGCGCAAGAAGAGGGCGCCGAGGTGCTGGTGGGCGGCGGACGGCTGACCGAAGGCGAACTGCGCCACGGCAACTTCGTCTCGCCGTTCGTCTATCGCCTGCGCCACTCGCACAGCAGCTTTGCCTTGCGAGAGGAGGCCTTCAGCCCCCATACGGCGATCATCCCCGTGGGCAGCCTGCAAGAGGCGGTCGATGTCTACAACGACACCAAATACGGCCTCTCGTGCGCGGTGATTACCGAAAGCTACCGCAACTGGCGATACGTGCGCGACAACTGCGACTTTGGCGTGGGCTATGTCAACCTGCCCAGCATCGGCGCCGAGGTGCATCTGCCCTTTGGCGGCGTCAAAGCCAGCGGCAACGGCCACCCCAGCGCCGCCGGTCTGTTCGACGCCGTCTCGCACAAGGTCGGCTTCACCGTCAACCACGCCAACGAGATTCTGCTTGCCCAAGGCCTCAGCGCCAAGGTCGAGTAA
- a CDS encoding sigma-70 family RNA polymerase sigma factor: MGKQELNALPDGELIRRAQRGEREAFEAVYERYHSRLYRLLYGMLGNPADAADLTQEAFVRAYDKLDQLQSDGHMYGWLRRTAVNLGIDMIRRRQTVRFESLDQPFENEEGGSMAMEAEDPSASPLEELESKTLQAAVLEAMATLTPDHRAVVAMHYLEDMSVDDVAKLLEVPPGTVKSRLSRARDAMRRYLSDYVEG, from the coding sequence ATGGGTAAGCAAGAATTGAACGCCTTGCCGGACGGAGAGCTGATCCGTCGCGCCCAGCGAGGCGAACGGGAAGCGTTCGAGGCCGTTTACGAACGGTACCATTCTCGCTTATACCGGTTGCTTTATGGAATGTTGGGCAATCCGGCCGATGCGGCAGATTTGACGCAGGAGGCCTTTGTCCGAGCGTACGACAAGCTGGACCAGTTGCAGTCCGACGGCCATATGTATGGTTGGCTCAGAAGGACCGCAGTCAATTTAGGGATCGATATGATCCGCCGAAGGCAGACGGTGAGGTTCGAATCGCTCGACCAGCCGTTTGAAAATGAGGAAGGCGGATCGATGGCCATGGAAGCAGAGGACCCGTCGGCAAGTCCTCTCGAAGAGTTGGAATCGAAGACTCTTCAGGCCGCCGTGCTAGAAGCAATGGCGACCCTGACGCCCGACCATCGGGCCGTGGTCGCGATGCACTATCTGGAAGACATGAGCGTGGACGATGTGGCAAAATTGTTGGAAGTACCGCCCGGCACCGTCAAATCGCGATTGTCCAGAGCGAGAGACGCCATGCGCCGATATTTGAGCGACTACGTGGAAGGATAA
- the mutL gene encoding DNA mismatch repair endonuclease MutL, whose product MPKVRLLDDSTINRIAAGEVIDRPASVIKELIENALDAGAARIEIEIDGRSVLRVKDDGCGMTPEDAHTALQRHATSKIQTADDLQTIRTMGFRGEALPSIASVSRLTLTTRSAESEAGIKIVVEGGRIELSEPVGAPVGTVVEALDLFFNVPARLKFLKSPATETARIVETVAKYAIGRPDVSFRLLNGGQEILFTPGQSDLITVVAAVWGIETAKSLVELDETRNGIRVTGLVSPPHATRATRQNQLFYVNGRPARNRAMLAALDESYRAITPERRYPSVVLMLEADPSRVDANVHPAKSEVKFDKESDVFDAIYHAVRNGLLNHGMIPEAVVHRPRSFAFAHQGASIGKEELDALFGRPAGIQPGSPLPPDPSDPFADPQLAPAHLPFGDLLDELRILGQVQETFIVASTASGIVIIDQHVAHERVLYELFSGYQGSAPVPRQYLLAPQSLQLDRRAAVMMEETLPELARLGFELEPFGDGAYLVRSVPTALANKDYLKSLKEIVEELTEMSGGKKIAVAQDQVWIMSACKMAVKAGDPLNLPEMTKLIQDLAKTENPYLCPHGRPITLKIGWDELERRFKR is encoded by the coding sequence ATGCCCAAGGTTCGCCTGCTCGACGATTCCACCATCAACCGCATCGCCGCCGGAGAGGTGATCGACCGTCCCGCCAGCGTCATCAAGGAACTGATCGAAAACGCCCTCGACGCCGGTGCCGCCCGCATCGAGATCGAAATCGATGGCCGCAGCGTGTTGCGCGTCAAAGACGACGGCTGCGGCATGACCCCGGAAGACGCCCACACCGCCCTTCAGCGCCATGCCACCTCCAAAATCCAGACCGCAGACGACCTGCAGACCATCCGCACAATGGGATTCAGGGGCGAGGCGCTCCCCAGCATCGCCTCCGTCAGCCGCTTGACGCTCACCACCCGCAGCGCCGAATCGGAAGCGGGCATCAAAATCGTCGTAGAGGGCGGCCGCATCGAGTTGTCCGAACCCGTCGGCGCACCGGTCGGTACCGTCGTCGAGGCGCTCGATCTCTTTTTCAACGTGCCCGCCAGATTAAAGTTTCTCAAAAGTCCGGCGACCGAGACCGCCAGAATTGTGGAAACCGTAGCCAAATACGCCATCGGCCGGCCCGATGTCTCCTTTCGCCTTCTGAACGGCGGGCAGGAGATTCTCTTTACCCCTGGTCAGAGCGATCTGATCACCGTGGTCGCCGCTGTTTGGGGCATCGAGACCGCCAAGAGCCTGGTGGAGCTGGACGAGACGCGGAACGGCATCCGCGTTACTGGCCTCGTTTCGCCGCCCCATGCTACGCGAGCCACGCGCCAGAACCAACTGTTCTACGTTAACGGCCGCCCCGCGCGCAACCGCGCCATGCTGGCCGCGCTGGACGAAAGCTACCGAGCCATCACACCGGAGCGCCGATACCCCTCGGTCGTTCTGATGCTGGAGGCCGATCCCAGCAGAGTCGATGCCAACGTCCATCCAGCCAAGAGCGAGGTCAAATTCGACAAGGAATCGGACGTTTTCGATGCCATCTATCATGCAGTTCGGAACGGTTTGCTCAACCACGGCATGATCCCAGAAGCCGTCGTGCATCGCCCGCGCAGTTTCGCCTTCGCCCACCAAGGCGCCAGCATCGGCAAGGAAGAACTGGACGCGCTGTTCGGTCGCCCGGCAGGCATACAGCCGGGAAGCCCCCTGCCGCCCGATCCCAGCGATCCCTTTGCCGACCCCCAATTGGCGCCCGCCCACCTGCCTTTTGGCGATCTGCTGGACGAACTGCGCATCTTGGGGCAGGTGCAAGAGACGTTCATCGTCGCCTCCACGGCGTCCGGCATCGTGATCATCGACCAGCACGTCGCCCACGAACGGGTTTTGTACGAACTCTTCTCCGGCTATCAGGGCAGCGCGCCCGTGCCCCGGCAGTATCTGTTAGCGCCGCAATCGTTGCAACTGGACCGCCGAGCCGCCGTGATGATGGAAGAAACCCTGCCCGAACTCGCTCGCCTGGGATTCGAGCTCGAGCCCTTTGGCGATGGCGCCTATCTCGTCCGTAGCGTGCCGACCGCGCTGGCCAACAAGGACTACCTGAAATCGCTGAAGGAGATTGTCGAAGAACTGACCGAAATGAGCGGCGGCAAGAAGATCGCGGTGGCCCAAGACCAAGTTTGGATCATGAGCGCCTGCAAGATGGCCGTCAAAGCAGGCGACCCGCTCAACCTGCCGGAAATGACCAAACTGATCCAAGACCTGGCAAAGACCGAAAACCCCTACCTGTGCCCGCACGGCCGCCCCATCACGCTCAAAATTGGGTGGGACGAGTTAGAGCGCCGGTTTAAGCGGTAG